In the genome of Brachypodium distachyon strain Bd21 chromosome 3, Brachypodium_distachyon_v3.0, whole genome shotgun sequence, the window AGGTGCCCGGTAGGCGTGGTTATCCTGGGTATATGTATACTGATCTAGCCACCATATATGAGCGAGCTGGGCGTATTGAGGGCAGGAAAGGATCAATTACCCAAATTCCTATTCTTACAATGCCTAATGACGGTAAGCAATTGAACTGTTTACATTCTTAGAGTTAAATCTTATAATGCCATGTCAATTTCATTCTAGAAAacctttttgttgttgttgttgtaaaTATAGTGTTCAGCCACTTAATGGGATATTTTGTATCCTATCCATTGGATATTCAATCAACTACAAATTATTAGATGGAACAAACGAGAGCATAAATTGTGACCTGACCATGCATGCTTAAGTATCTGCTGTCTCAGTGACTCGGTGTTGTTTAGTGCCTACCCAATGGGCTAATGAAAAATTTCATCTGTAGTTTATCCTTCGCCCGGAACTCTTGCTTCCCGGCAGATTGCAGTGTCATGTCtaagtttttgtttgtttcttcaaCAGATATCACACATCCAACTCCCGATCTTACGGGATACATTACTGAAGGGCAAATATATATTGACAGACAGCTTCACAACAGACAGGTGCATCTGCGTGTTCTATATATTCGTTGCTGTTCTGTCTCCTGTTATAGGCATTGATTGTTCCTTCAAATATATGGAtgtgaggaaaaaaaaatcttcacaTTTGCGTTTACCCTTTGACAATATGGATGATGTTGTGTTGCTTTCTCAGATATACCCACCTATCAACGTCCTGCCATCTCTCTCTCGATTGATGAAGGTGCCATTCATAGCTATTCAAATTTTTgacatatttttttctctcatttTGGAATTACATCGAGAATTATGCCATAATTCTTTACGTGCAGAGTGCTATTGGTGAAGGTATGACACGTCGAGATCATTCAGATGTGTCCAATCAGGTATCCATTTGAACATTGATATCACTGATTATTTTTCATTCTCCTTATTTCCTTTTGATTGGCTAACATTCCTTGCTGTTCAGCTCTATGCCAACTATGCAATTGGGAAGGATGTCCAAGCGATGAAAGCTGTTGTTGGAGAGGAGGCTCTTTCGTCCGAGGACCTGGTCTGTTACAAATTAATTGACGCGTGCCCTGATTATCTCTTAGACCAAAACTAATGTAGTATGTTTTCTTGTTGTGCAGCTCTATTTAGAATTCCTTGACAAGTTTGAGAGGAAATTTGTAGCGCAAGGAGCATATGATACTCGAAACATTTTCCAGTCACTTGATCTGGCATGGACATTGCTACGCATATTCCCCCGCGAACTTCTCCACCGTATTCCCGCGAAGACATTGGATCAATTCTACAGCAGAGATGCCACCCATTGATAATTTTGTCCATAATTTCAAAGTTTGAGGAGCGGCAGCAGCTTGAATAAAGAGAGGAATCCAAACTTGTATCTTTTTGGTACATTATATAGTCCGATCCTATTCTTTCCAGGCTGTGGGCACAAGTTCATCCACATGACTTGTCACTTGCGGCTTTTGTAATTGTCATGTAGTCTCAACAAATCACAAGTTGGATCTCATCTCGGTTTCATTTCCCTGTATTGTGCAGCAAAATTGAAAAGCCGTTTAGGCGTGCATACTCGAACatgtttatatatttttggaCTTGAATTTTTAAATGTATATTGCTCCCTTTCCTGGTTGATTGAGGATTAATATTGGCACGACTCGTTTTGTGCCACATTCACTTCATTCAAAGTGTGGCTGCCTCGAATTGTGTTGCTGACATCTTGTGTCAATTTTTTGTGTGCACGGTGTGTGTTTGACATACCGGACCGTGCTACCTTAAACTAAATTtacggaagaaaaaaaactacttcCTCCCACCCATGTTACTTGTCAACGGGAGTACTAATATCTACAAAGGTATAGTATATCATGACAGGTTTAATAGAACTAATTCAGACATGTAGATGTTGGTTGATTTTCTGTAAAGctgatcaaattttaaaaattccGACTAAAAAACGGAGTATAATATTTTGTGAAaaaagaacggagggagtattcatTTCATTGCATAATCGGTTTTATCTTACGGCCCATGTACCAATACCAGCACTGCGGGCGGTTTCGCTCCGATGACTCGTTAGAGCCTTAGAGGTTAGCGTGATTTGGGTGTTGGGCCGTCGGTTCCTTCGTGGGCCTCGGAATCGGCGTGGCCTCGTGGGTCTGGGCGTCTGGCTGATGGCCGATACCGATTCGCCTCGTCTGCTTCTCACGCGCTTCTTCTCTCGCTCTGCCTCTTTCTCACGACACGAAcctgcgggcggcggtggcggcgcgggatTAGGGTTGGAGAGAGGCGACGCTGCTCGGTGGGGAGGGAGAGAACTGAACTCCGGCGTACTATCCTCCAGGCATTTCTGTCTGCGTTTCTTACCAAAACGGGACGATGATGTTCTGGAACATTCCGGCCGGTATCCACAGAACCACCACTACctactactactgctgctgctacgaGTCTCCTCCAATTCATTCAAACGCAATAAATACTCGTCTTTGTTCATCCGGCCGTCCCCTTGGCCCATCCCCGtctagccgccgccgtctctgTCCAAAACCCTAGCATCGCCCTAAACCGCGTCCCCGGCGCTCGTCGTCCGAAGCGGCGGAGGGCCCGTCTAGGTCAGGCCTCAACAGCACCGGCGAGCTGTGCTCGCAACTCGCATACTGCTGAATACCAGTCcatttttccatttcttctctttcGCTGAACCCGATGGAGCACGATTGAGTCCGCCCCCTCGTAGAAAAGGGCGACCAACATCTGTAACATGATTACTTGGCTTATGGGACCATTAGTTTGGTCCGATGATGCCCAcctttggtttattttatttgggagGAATTGGGCTGGGGCCTAGGGATGTGTGGTTTATGGACCACCACCGTCACATGGCAACTTGATCTTCCTCCCAGCAGTTGGAATTAGACGGCGTAGATTAGCCCGATTTGACGGTTGGGGGGCCTTGCCCTCACGCTGCTGCGGTGGTATCCGCGCCGCAAATCGTTATTTATGAGATCTTAGTTGCTATGTGGATAGTGAACATGTCGTACTTTTACTTGTTTGGCATGTCTTTACTGTTTTGTTTGATGTTGTCTAGTGATGCTTTATCTTGTTAGCGTGGTGAAGGTATCTTCACGCTCACGGTGTGATTGCCGTTTCGCTAGGTGTTTCTGAGTTGGCGACACTGCTATGGTTTCTATTATTTTTGCTTAAAAAAGGTTTCTATTATTGAGTTATTCTTAGTACGAGAATTCAGTAAAATACTAGGATGTGCTTCAAGACTTTCCTGCTACCATATTTCGAGAGCATAGAAGCACTACTCTGAAATGTTTTCCTATATTGCAGAGAAAGAAATAGGTGCAAATATTTATGTTGATTTCTACTTTAAATCTTTCACATGTCAGAAACTCACATTTGTTACCTAGTCGagtcaaaagaaaattttaatATAGTAGATTTTTTTGAAGGGGTCCAACCAGGGATCGAACCCGGATGTGCAGCATGCGTGCTCTAAACCCACACGGTGACCACTGCGGTGTACCTTAAAATAGTTAAATTTATAATGAAAGACAGTATTTGAGACATTAGTTTGGTACTTTGACTGTAAGCTATGCTGTTGTAAGGTAATATTAATTGAAATGGTTAATTTGCCTGCAAATGTCTCGTATATGTTGGATATGCTTAGGAAAAGCAACCTTCCTTTTGTTTCAACTAGTAAATATTGCAGTGCGCGTATCTTCTATTTTTAGAAGGATCTGGTATtaattctcttttctttttattggGATATTCACTTATGTAGGTTCAAGGTACATTAACGCAAGAGGGCATACACATGGTGTTGGAAAGTGGCGAAGAAGTACAGATCGCAAAACGAGCTATGGAAAGCAGCCGAGAAAACAAGGCTGTGCTGGAGCAAGGACAAACTACTGTGTCCAATAAAAAGAAGTGCTTTGCTTGTAAAGAGATATCACACACTTTGGATCAGTGCatgataaaagaaaaactgggTGCTGTAGCCCAGCTATTTGGACATTctacaaggtctccgttctacATGATTCGACCTTCAGAGGAAGTTGTTGAAAATGAGAAATTCTATCATCACTGCCTGCTGATCACATCTAATATGAGTAACTTGGAGCCAGAAAGAGTGAAGACTGAACTAAACAAGTTTTGGAAGATGACTGATGACTGGGAGATAAGTAGAGAGGGCACACATAGTTTCCTAGCATCCTTCAACTCAGAGGATGACTTAACAAGCTGTTTGAAGCCTCCCAAAATAGAAATATTTCTGGATGAAATGGAGGTGCAGTTCACTGCAGTAAGGTGGAACGAAGGCAATGGGCAAAAGCTTGACTTGATCGGAGAGTGGCTTTTGGTCTATGGAGTCCCAAGAACATACAGAAACTGGAAGGAGCTATATCAAGTTGCATCTGCAATTGGAGTCTTGCTTGAGGTGGATGAGGAAAGTCTGGAATGTGGGGATAAAGAACCTATTAGGTTGAGGATAGCATTGCAAAGTCTTGATGGCGCTCCTTTCTCTAACCACTTCGTGTTTGGATGGTCTTCTAGACTAGTCAAGTTCATGATCGAAGACAAAGTAAAAAGGATAGAAGGGCAAAGGGAAGAATTAGAAGAACTTAACGGTAGCATCATTCAGGAATGTGAagacaaaagagaaaaaggtgTTGAGGTACCTCCAGAGGCGTTGAATAAAGAAATGAATCCAGAAAGCACCAGTGTAGCTTTGGCAGGCAAGTGCATGTTGGATTTCAAAGGTTGCTCACACAAGGAGCATGAAAAAGAACTGCAGACCACAGGAATAGCTCTATTGCTGGAAGACACAGAGTTAATTGAAGAGTTGCGAGTTGATGCAGAGatcaaaggaaacaaatcAAATGCTCCAGTGGTCAGTACAACAAACTCTAAGAATATATCAGAAGAGGGGCGATCCACAAGCGGTAGTTCAGCAAGAGGTAATCATATGTTCGATTTGGAAGGTTTGTCAGACAAGGAACATAGAAAGGAACTAAAGACCTGGGAAACACCTACATTGCTGGACGTGCCGAAGTGCATTGAAGAGTTCAGAGCTGATGGAGggataaaagaaaacaatggCAGTGCTATAGCAGCCACCGCACTGAACTCTGAGAAAACAACAGAAGACACTCCAGAAGCTGAAGGTGGGCAATCCACAAGTGGAAGTCCAACGAGTTTGATTGGAGGACTCTGCAGAGGTGAAAGAAAactgcatttttttaaatgttaTTGTCCTATATTTATCGAATATGTTATGAGAAATTCCTTtcgaaatgaaatgaaaggcAAGTACTTGTAAGTGCATGGGCTAATTATTTACATAAAAGGAAACATATGGATTCTTAGTTCTTGAAAAATTGTAATTAATAATAATTTGTATGCTGTGAATTTGCTGGGCATAGTAATAATTGGTTTACACTTTGTTTGCTGACATCATTTCTGCAATGCCCATGAAGGTATACAGAAGCCACCTATAATAAATGTGTACGAGAGAAGAAAAGACCGGGAGCAAAAAGGATGCACCGCAGAAGGATCACTTCCTGATGGTGCCCGTGTAGCTATACAGAAGCCACCTATAAAATATGTATACACGAGAAGAAACCGGAAGCAAAACGGATCCACAGAGCAAGAAGCTGCTTCAAAGGAACTGAACAAAGGAACAAACCCAGGGAGTAGCAGTCATGCCACAAGGGTAGCAACCTCAACATGCAATATGTTGGGTTCCAAAAGTTTCTTAGAAAAGAAACATGAGAAAGAACTAGAAATGGCAGAAACAGCTCTACTGGGGAAAGGGCAAAAGTCAACTGAAGAgtttggagatggagagaaTAAAGACAACAACGTAAGGACCAGTACAGCctacacaaaaaagaaaacaaaaccgAACAGTCTGTATGCTGAAGGAGTGCAATCTATTAGCAGAAGTTCAGCATGCATGATTAAAGGAGCACAGACAAATGGTGAGTCAGAATCCTCTGTGCATAAAATCATTGTACTTGTCTTATATACCTTCAAACCTTGTGTATATTATATACCTTCTATCCCAGTTTAGAAGAAAAGTGCCTAAATGGTATTGGACTACCAGTctataaaaaggaaaaacaacaaattttcaatttttgagAGCCATAATTGGAAATATAGGAATAAGGGTGTACGCCAACAACTGGACTATAGAGACCAGTGCAAGATGGCAGCCTTACTAAATAATGACGGGATATCTGTCAACATGATCATAAGGAGAATGTCTTACATTACTCCAAGGGTAGCATGATATTAAATCCTAATGCACCCAATTAGAGGCAGGCTAATGTATATTATTTGCTTTCGCTTATTGTACAAGCTTCTTTCTACCAGTTTCCAATCTTACCAACTTGGAATGAGGTGGAACTGGAAGGAGAGTGAAAATAGATGGGATGTTTTAGGAatacaaaaaatttcctatcccttttacccttttccaaaaaaaggTGTTTATTACGCGGTAGCCCACAAGCCATTCGCTTTGGTTCTAGGAAAACAAAGAGTTATCTGTAGGTCTATTCTTCTTGCACAGAACTTGTTGTTCCGAACAACTACAGTTAATCAACTCTACATTCCATAGATATAGCAATTCTTTTTTGAAATACAAATATCAAATTAGAAATGCAGTTTAAATCAGTACTT includes:
- the LOC100844278 gene encoding ATP-dependent RNA helicase drs1, producing the protein MVLESGEEVQIAKRAMESSRENKAVLEQGQTTVSNKKKCFACKEISHTLDQCMIKEKLGAVAQLFGHSTRSPFYMIRPSEEVVENEKFYHHCLLITSNMSNLEPERVKTELNKFWKMTDDWEISREGTHSFLASFNSEDDLTSCLKPPKIEIFLDEMEVQFTAVRWNEGNGQKLDLIGEWLLVYGVPRTYRNWKELYQVASAIGVLLEVDEESLECGDKEPIRLRIALQSLDGAPFSNHFVFGWSSRLVKFMIEDKVKRIEGQREELEELNGSIIQECEDKREKGVEVPPEALNKEMNPESTSVALAGKCMLDFKGCSHKEHEKELQTTGIALLLEDTELIEELRVDAEIKGNKSNAPVVSTTNSKNISEEGRSTSGSSARGNHMFDLEGLSDKEHRKELKTWETPTLLDVPKCIEEFRADGGIKENNGSAIAATALNSEKTTEDTPEAEGGQSTSGSPTSLIGGLCRGIQKPPIINVYERRKDREQKGCTAEGSLPDGARVAIQKPPIKYVYTRRNRKQNGSTEQEAASKELNKGTNPGSSSHATRVATSTCNMLGSKSFLEKKHEKELEMAETALLGKGQKSTEEFGDGENKDNNVRTSTAYTKKKTKPNSLYAEGVQSISRSSACMIKGAQTNGVDMAGLAPEGAQFDGKQPVSKKNAELTQISKEFSTYCEIYDSFIEMGLGENLLKGIYAYGLEKPSAVHQRGIVPLCKGLDVIQQSLSGTTVTLGCGVLQRLDYGSTQCQALVLVPTRDLAQETEKVIGALGHCLGVKAHACFGGTSIREDGQILLSSVQVIVGTPGRILDMLRRRTLCPDHIRMFVLDEADEILAGGFKDQIYDIIQLLPTKIQFGVFSATMSQEVLELCSKFMNNPFKVIVPKDDELEGINIKQFYVKFEKEEFKFAKLCDLFDTMAVTKSIIFVNARRKVKSLAEKIRGWKYTVSASHGGMDQQARDVAVEELRSGSSHVLVATNLHGIDALQVPVVINYDLPTQPIRYLRHVRRSGESGGKGVVISFITPTDERVLSDIQRFCNTQIGEMPPTLPLC